A window of Nitratireductor kimnyeongensis genomic DNA:
TACCGTCGGAGCCTCAGCGATGTGCCGGATCGAAAGAAGAGCAAATCGCCCTACTCCGTTCCGCGATGCGCCTTATGACGAGGCCGAACTTCGGTGTCAACAGCCTGTCGCAAATCTTCGCGGAAAAACTTCAATCCTGCGAATCCGGTTTTCAGAATGCAGCCACAAGACTATAGAGACCTCATGAGCGACGATCAGAATTCCAGAACCCCGAAAGACAGCCATTACGCCCGCCTGCGCCGCGCGCACAGAGAGCGCGCGGCGCAGAAGCGAGGTGGCAAAACGTCTGTCCACTCCGATGCCAATGTCGATGCCAACGCCAATGATGGTATCGTTCGTCTCTACGGGCTCCACACCGTCCGCGCAGCCCTGGACAATCCACAGCGTCGAATCAGGCGTCTCCGCATCACCAGAAACGCTTCCGCGCGCCTCGATTTGAATGATTTGACCGGCCTGTCCTTCCCGGTCGAGACCGTCGAGCCGCGCGAGATTGACCGCCTTGTTGGACCGGACGCAGTCCACCAGGGTGTGCTCTTGGAAGCAGAGCCCCTCAGGCCCAAACCACTCCGCGATCTCGATGGCGCAGCCCTCGTCCTCGTGCTCGATCAGGTGACCGATCCGCACAATGTCGGTGCCATCATGCGTTCTGCTGTTGCTTTCGGTGTCAACGCCCTGGTGACGACTGCGCGCCACAGCCCGTCTGAATCCGGTGTTCTGGCGAAAGCGGCCTCCGGTGCGCTCGAACATATCGACCATCTGACGGTACGCAATCTCGCCGAGGCGCTCGAGGAGCTTTCACAGGCCGGATTTCAAACGATCGGTCTCGATTCTGAAGGTGCTGAACGCCTGGAAAACACCTTTGAGGCGGATCGGATCGCTCTGGTTCTGGGCGCTGAAGGAAAAGGGCTTCGCCAAAAAACCCGTGAAACTGTCTCCGCCCTCGCCCGGCTCGATATGCCCGGCGCAATAAAGTCGCTCAATGTATCGAACGCGGCCGCAGTCTCTCTCTACGCTGCCTGCCGGCACCTGAATACCAATTCAGCTGCATGAAAACCTGGCAGCGGTGCGGGATTTCCGTATCGCTTCGTTGCCGTTACAATGCCAGTGTCGATAGAAGA
This region includes:
- a CDS encoding TrmH family RNA methyltransferase, encoding MSDDQNSRTPKDSHYARLRRAHRERAAQKRGGKTSVHSDANVDANANDGIVRLYGLHTVRAALDNPQRRIRRLRITRNASARLDLNDLTGLSFPVETVEPREIDRLVGPDAVHQGVLLEAEPLRPKPLRDLDGAALVLVLDQVTDPHNVGAIMRSAVAFGVNALVTTARHSPSESGVLAKAASGALEHIDHLTVRNLAEALEELSQAGFQTIGLDSEGAERLENTFEADRIALVLGAEGKGLRQKTRETVSALARLDMPGAIKSLNVSNAAAVSLYAACRHLNTNSAA